In a single window of the Candidatus Wallbacteria bacterium genome:
- a CDS encoding DUF4846 domain-containing protein, giving the protein MAFCLQAENYPWLPKYDRNQSIGKRFSVPFPYQRVKMKTGSFGDWIRNLPLKPENARIRLYTGKLLDKQDLHAAVLDLDLPAGNYLRGPSIAPRLLSEYLFSIGRYWEIEFYYTEDRRIDFNLWRTGARPVLYGDHLRWNDTEKEDSSYDNFRRYLDYCLRSLSDGSLEFRFAKSPKLRDLQIGDIFLSGGYSGHAVMVVDMAKNTSTGEKIFLLAQGFTPTQEFHILKNTRDHILDPWYSLKDGEKLLTPECVFEAGDLMRVVEKN; this is encoded by the coding sequence TTGGCTTTCTGCCTGCAGGCTGAAAATTATCCCTGGCTTCCTAAATATGACCGGAATCAGTCGATCGGGAAGCGATTTTCAGTGCCTTTTCCATATCAGAGAGTAAAAATGAAGACCGGGAGTTTCGGGGACTGGATCCGCAATCTTCCCCTGAAACCGGAGAACGCTCGGATCAGGCTGTACACAGGCAAGCTGCTTGACAAGCAGGATCTCCATGCAGCAGTGCTTGATCTCGACCTTCCTGCAGGAAATTATCTGAGGGGACCTTCGATCGCTCCGCGCCTGCTGTCTGAGTATCTTTTTTCCATCGGCAGGTACTGGGAGATAGAATTTTATTATACTGAGGACCGCAGGATCGATTTCAACCTCTGGCGCACAGGGGCGAGGCCTGTGCTGTATGGGGATCACCTGCGCTGGAATGATACTGAAAAAGAAGATTCGAGTTACGACAATTTCCGAAGATATCTGGACTACTGCCTCAGATCCCTCAGTGACGGTTCGCTTGAATTTCGCTTTGCAAAAAGTCCGAAATTAAGAGATCTGCAGATTGGCGATATTTTTCTCTCGGGCGGATATTCCGGGCATGCTGTGATGGTGGTGGACATGGCAAAAAACACCAGTACAGGAGAAAAAATATTTCTGCTGGCACAGGGTTTCACTCCCACCCAGGAATTCCATATCCTGAAAAATACGAGGGACCACATACTCGACCCCTGGTACTCGTTGAAAGATGGCGAAAAACTGCTCACTCCTGAATGCGTGTTCGAGGCAGGGGATCTGATGAGAGTAGTAGAAAAGAACTGA
- a CDS encoding TldD/PmbA family protein — MFDKLKSILRLTNADYADIRYEIRTDTTISFNCRELTGIGSSSCDGFVIRVLKNGGFSSISFTKPADAGKALRQAEENAMLASELTAKPVRLNNVQAIRGMFLPEMSEDPRSVSLEEKQELTRRYNEIALNHPKVVNTAASYAEVEREKYFASTEGAEVREDLITTRIGIMIMARDGNLLQNVRYATGGSSGFSCLRGAEEIFEKKREIAVSLLSAGPAKSGTYDVILNPSMAGLFTHEAFGHFSEADCIEGSPTMREKMKLGAALGSDVLNIKDDPTMRDALGFYHCDDEGVEARPVQLLKKGVLVGRLHSRRTAADFGEPVSGHCVAEDYRYAPIIRMGTIFIEPGADSFDTLLSKLGDGLYIQDGRGGETSGENFTFGAQCAYVVAGGKLKGMIRDINISGNLYQTMKNIVAVGNDFELIRYGGCGKIQTNIRSCFGGPHLIIKNVIVGGAA; from the coding sequence GTGTTTGACAAGTTGAAATCCATCCTCAGGCTCACCAATGCCGATTACGCGGATATCAGATACGAAATCAGGACAGACACCACCATATCTTTCAATTGCCGGGAACTCACCGGCATAGGCAGCAGCTCCTGCGATGGTTTTGTGATCAGAGTTCTGAAAAACGGCGGATTCTCCTCTATCTCTTTCACGAAACCAGCTGATGCTGGAAAAGCCTTGAGACAGGCCGAAGAAAATGCCATGCTTGCTTCCGAACTCACTGCGAAACCTGTCAGACTGAACAATGTTCAGGCAATCCGGGGCATGTTTCTGCCTGAAATGTCCGAAGATCCGCGTTCCGTAAGCCTGGAAGAAAAGCAGGAACTGACCCGCAGATACAATGAAATCGCCCTCAATCATCCCAAAGTAGTAAATACGGCGGCCAGTTACGCTGAAGTTGAGCGCGAAAAATACTTCGCCAGCACCGAAGGCGCAGAGGTCAGGGAAGACCTGATCACGACCAGGATCGGAATCATGATCATGGCCAGGGACGGCAATCTTCTGCAGAACGTGCGTTACGCTACCGGTGGAAGCAGCGGATTTTCCTGTCTGAGGGGTGCTGAGGAAATCTTTGAGAAGAAGCGGGAGATAGCGGTTTCTCTGCTTTCAGCGGGTCCCGCGAAAAGCGGCACATATGATGTGATCCTGAATCCAAGCATGGCCGGTCTGTTCACGCACGAAGCTTTCGGGCATTTCTCTGAGGCGGACTGCATCGAGGGTTCTCCGACGATGCGTGAGAAGATGAAACTGGGCGCAGCGCTGGGATCAGATGTTTTGAACATCAAGGACGACCCCACCATGCGGGATGCTCTTGGATTTTACCATTGCGATGACGAGGGAGTGGAAGCCCGTCCGGTGCAGCTTCTGAAAAAAGGAGTGCTTGTCGGCAGGCTCCATTCGCGGCGCACTGCAGCGGATTTCGGGGAACCGGTCAGCGGTCACTGCGTGGCAGAAGATTACAGATACGCGCCGATCATCCGCATGGGTACGATTTTCATTGAACCCGGTGCAGACAGTTTCGACACACTTCTCTCCAAACTGGGCGACGGATTGTATATACAAGACGGCAGGGGAGGAGAGACCAGCGGCGAGAATTTCACTTTCGGCGCACAGTGCGCCTATGTTGTAGCCGGGGGCAAACTAAAGGGAATGATCAGGGATATCAATATCTCAGGCAACCTGTATCAGACCATGAAGAACATTGTCGCAGTCGGCAATGATTTCGAACTGATCAGGTATGGCGGATGCGGCAAGATCCAGACCAATATCCGCTCCTGCTTTGGTGGTCCGCATCTCATCATCAAAAACGTGATTGTGGGAGGTGCGGCATGA
- a CDS encoding metallopeptidase TldD-related protein, with amino-acid sequence MRKLLETALKAADGVEIYSQDTVRHEVSFEDARLTVLESTLQAGVSLRLFKNGRQGFAYTKNLRDRRKLIDNALISLNGAVEAPFSLPGSARLPRLSTYDKAMEKTTPRDLAGECLRISKILSGKTKVQVNVSGVMKFTRLSILNSSGADLLQKHSSCVLMPSILFPGTYASVNREFVKKTYEPADDELLDFIARIYNAARQEVVPASGKMKVMFMPEVMYVFLRRIRSGTSGESLYRKITPLADKLGLKIFSDKISIFNDPLNDADPGARSFDDEGTPCRRYPIVEKGVFRSFFFDLLHAGKMKVAPTGNGFRQAADRVTVRPGSILIHPLIETGAKSFDEMLKTMDEGLIVMGALGAHSGNIPNGDFSIGLSPGFYVKNGKIVGHVKDAMVTGNIYEMFNNVLEVENELHDRNPAILFDQVNVETGIK; translated from the coding sequence ATGAGAAAACTCCTGGAAACAGCACTCAAGGCAGCCGACGGCGTAGAAATTTACAGCCAGGACACTGTCAGACACGAAGTCTCGTTTGAGGATGCCAGGCTCACGGTCCTGGAGAGCACTCTCCAGGCCGGAGTCAGTCTCAGGCTCTTTAAAAATGGCAGGCAGGGTTTCGCTTATACCAAGAATCTCCGCGACCGCCGGAAGCTGATCGACAATGCCCTGATTTCCCTGAATGGAGCTGTCGAGGCTCCATTTTCACTTCCAGGTTCAGCCAGACTTCCTCGTTTGTCCACATATGACAAAGCCATGGAAAAAACGACTCCCAGAGATCTTGCAGGGGAATGCCTGAGGATCTCGAAAATCCTGTCAGGCAAAACAAAAGTACAGGTTAACGTGAGCGGGGTTATGAAATTCACAAGGCTCAGCATCCTGAACAGTTCCGGAGCAGATTTGCTGCAGAAGCATTCGTCGTGCGTTCTGATGCCTTCGATACTGTTTCCAGGTACCTATGCTTCAGTCAACAGGGAATTCGTGAAAAAAACTTACGAGCCTGCTGACGATGAACTCCTCGATTTCATTGCCCGGATCTACAATGCCGCCAGGCAGGAAGTTGTGCCGGCCAGCGGGAAAATGAAGGTAATGTTCATGCCGGAAGTGATGTATGTGTTTCTCCGGAGGATCAGATCAGGGACAAGCGGGGAGAGCCTTTATCGTAAAATCACACCTCTGGCAGATAAACTGGGGCTGAAGATTTTTTCCGATAAGATATCAATTTTCAATGATCCGCTCAACGATGCAGATCCAGGCGCCAGATCGTTCGACGATGAAGGTACTCCCTGCCGCAGGTACCCGATTGTGGAAAAAGGAGTTTTCAGGAGTTTCTTTTTCGATCTCCTGCATGCCGGAAAGATGAAAGTAGCGCCAACAGGGAATGGATTCAGGCAAGCTGCAGACAGAGTGACAGTGAGACCCGGATCGATCCTGATTCACCCTTTGATCGAAACCGGGGCGAAATCATTCGATGAAATGCTGAAAACGATGGATGAAGGTCTGATTGTAATGGGTGCCCTGGGTGCACACAGCGGCAACATCCCGAATGGGGATTTTTCGATTGGACTTTCACCAGGATTCTATGTAAAGAACGGAAAAATTGTCGGACATGTCAAAGATGCCATGGTTACAGGCAATATTTACGAGATGTTCAATAATGTGCTGGAGGTCGAGAATGAACTGCATGACCGGAATCCTGCCATCCTCTTCGACCAGGTCAATGTGGAGACCGGAATAAAATAG
- a CDS encoding DUF1343 domain-containing protein encodes MINFGIDRLIADQNLQKQLSGKQVALLAHPASVTRDLVHSLDALAAVKGLKLTAAFGPQHGLRGDKQDNMIESPDFIDPALGIPVFSLYGEVRRPTPAMMDTFDILLVDLQDLGCRIYTFVTTLRYVLEAAANKQKAVWVLDRPNPAGRPIEGLRLRKDFESFVGAGPLPMRHGLTMGEMAIWFVKTLHLDLDYKVIEMQGWNPASGPGYGWPLGERDWVNPSPNASNLSMARCYAGTVMVEGTCLSEGRGTTRPLELFGAPDLDPKAIMTKMAALAPQWLRGCLLRECRFEPTFQKHAGKLCAGVQIHVERAYDHDNFKPWRLMALAFKALRSLQPDYDLWRDFKYEYEQDRLAIDLINGSVLLRKWVDDPGAGPSDLESLTGPDEISWAEERESVLLYH; translated from the coding sequence ATGATCAACTTCGGTATCGACCGCTTGATTGCGGATCAGAACCTGCAAAAGCAGCTCTCAGGAAAACAGGTCGCCCTGTTAGCCCACCCGGCATCAGTAACCCGGGACCTTGTGCATTCTCTGGACGCCCTGGCTGCCGTCAAAGGACTCAAACTCACTGCCGCCTTCGGCCCCCAGCATGGACTTCGGGGGGACAAGCAGGACAACATGATCGAATCTCCGGATTTCATCGATCCTGCGCTTGGCATACCCGTATTCAGCCTGTACGGAGAAGTACGCCGCCCCACTCCCGCGATGATGGACACTTTCGACATTCTGCTTGTGGACTTGCAGGATCTGGGCTGCCGTATCTACACCTTTGTGACCACCCTGCGCTATGTGCTTGAAGCGGCGGCAAATAAACAAAAAGCGGTCTGGGTACTGGACAGGCCAAATCCGGCCGGCCGGCCGATCGAAGGCCTCAGACTGCGGAAAGACTTTGAAAGCTTCGTAGGTGCAGGTCCGCTCCCCATGCGCCACGGGCTGACCATGGGAGAAATGGCAATCTGGTTCGTAAAAACGCTGCACCTGGATCTGGATTATAAAGTGATTGAAATGCAAGGCTGGAATCCAGCCTCAGGACCAGGCTATGGCTGGCCGCTTGGAGAGCGCGACTGGGTTAATCCCAGCCCGAATGCCTCCAATCTCTCCATGGCCCGCTGCTATGCCGGAACAGTGATGGTGGAAGGCACCTGCCTGTCAGAGGGACGCGGCACCACAAGACCGCTGGAACTGTTCGGCGCGCCTGACCTTGATCCAAAGGCCATCATGACGAAAATGGCTGCCCTGGCCCCCCAATGGCTGAGAGGCTGTCTGTTGCGTGAATGCCGGTTCGAACCGACATTTCAGAAGCATGCCGGCAAGCTCTGCGCCGGAGTGCAGATCCATGTGGAGCGTGCTTATGACCACGATAATTTCAAGCCCTGGCGCCTGATGGCGCTTGCTTTCAAAGCCCTGCGCTCCCTGCAGCCGGACTATGACCTCTGGCGCGACTTTAAATATGAATACGAGCAGGACCGCCTGGCCATCGACCTGATCAATGGATCCGTTCTGCTGCGCAAATGGGTGGACGATCCTGGAGCCGGACCCTCAGACCTCGAAAGTCTGACCGGACCTGATGAAATTTCCTGGGCGGAAGAGCGGGAAAGCGTGCTTTTATACCACTGA
- a CDS encoding adenylate/guanylate cyclase domain-containing protein — protein sequence MVGLKKASSKSQNLSILLTDIQGYTNTSSQSSREEIMSLLRRHNQLMMPVIEFYNGVIIKSIGDALLCTFQSATDAVVCSIVIQLLLREYNERQQEDFKKMKLRVVINTGDVTLQEKDIFGTAVNVTARMEGLPCFPGGSIGISESTFLLMNRNEIIAEKIGPKQLKGIPDPVTVYKIPLEKQKLTAIPAKLLQLVERVVGGEEKSVKTNINDWTEAVNSFLKEKNLGENITQIKDEITRQLGQKTVLETKKNDEHRDAGTAGRIKSFLVDAVILLVLYLVLNLGFWVIGGFIFGSARIDSDTYYQNSKYTDQSDRWHSEHIGGKSYMVRSRGISEGLIYYNLKYPLLLFWLYFAVLWSRRGASYGQVISHNAVITENGGNLPFALSAKRSAFFLASVLLVGIGCLPLFNQRTFYDNSCGTRVVE from the coding sequence ATGGTCGGATTAAAAAAAGCCAGTTCCAAATCTCAGAATCTCTCGATTCTCCTGACTGACATTCAGGGTTACACCAACACCAGCTCCCAATCTTCCAGGGAAGAAATCATGAGCCTTCTCAGAAGGCATAATCAATTGATGATGCCTGTGATCGAATTTTACAACGGAGTGATCATTAAATCGATCGGTGACGCCCTGCTCTGCACTTTTCAGAGTGCCACAGACGCTGTCGTCTGTTCCATAGTGATCCAACTTCTCCTGCGCGAGTATAACGAGCGCCAGCAGGAAGATTTCAAGAAAATGAAACTGAGGGTAGTGATCAATACCGGCGATGTCACTCTGCAGGAGAAAGACATTTTCGGCACTGCAGTCAATGTCACTGCCAGGATGGAAGGCCTGCCCTGCTTTCCAGGCGGCAGTATCGGAATCTCGGAATCCACCTTTCTCCTGATGAACAGAAATGAAATCATAGCTGAAAAAATAGGACCAAAACAGCTCAAAGGCATCCCTGACCCGGTGACTGTTTATAAGATCCCCCTGGAAAAGCAGAAGCTCACCGCCATCCCGGCCAAGCTGCTCCAGCTTGTGGAACGTGTGGTAGGAGGTGAGGAGAAAAGCGTCAAGACCAATATCAACGACTGGACCGAAGCAGTCAATTCTTTCCTCAAGGAAAAAAACCTGGGTGAAAATATTACTCAGATCAAGGATGAAATCACCAGGCAGCTCGGGCAGAAAACCGTTCTGGAGACAAAGAAAAATGATGAACACCGGGATGCAGGCACTGCAGGCAGAATCAAGTCTTTTCTTGTGGACGCTGTGATCCTGCTGGTTTTGTATCTGGTGCTCAATCTCGGTTTCTGGGTGATCGGCGGGTTTATCTTCGGTTCTGCCAGGATCGACTCAGATACATATTATCAAAACAGCAAATATACAGATCAGAGCGACCGCTGGCACAGCGAGCACATCGGCGGCAAGAGCTATATGGTCAGAAGCAGGGGAATTTCAGAAGGCCTGATTTATTACAACCTTAAATACCCTCTCCTCCTCTTCTGGCTGTATTTCGCAGTCCTCTGGTCCAGGCGCGGAGCGAGTTACGGCCAGGTGATCTCGCACAATGCAGTGATCACCGAAAATGGAGGAAATCTTCCATTTGCCCTCTCAGCCAAAAGGAGTGCATTTTTTCTTGCTTCAGTGCTGCTGGTTGGGATCGGCTGTCTGCCGCTTTTCAATCAGCGGACCTTTTACGACAACTCTTGCGGCACCAGAGTTGTGGAATGA
- the dinB gene encoding DNA polymerase IV: MSIRKIIHIDMDAFFAAVEQRDNPALKGKPVIVGGPPNSRGVVAACSYEARKFGIHSAMPSSKAYRLCPQAVFVKGRFPAYREVSEQIREIFLDYTDLVEPLSLDEAFLDVTENKKGMRSASRIAAEIRKRIFEKTRLTASAGVSYNKFLAKVATDFKKPDGMTVITPELACAFIESLPIGKFYGIGKVTEKKMLELGINCGAELKKLSKVELVGLFGKTGEFYYNIVRGNDDRPVTPEHESHSLGTETTFQKDIDDRNEMLEVLEKLAARVDKELREEGLAGRTVTLKVKYSDFVQITRSVTLQRPVEDVEDIMEQVRLLLEKTDAGERKVRLLGVTVSGFSSEVQIFYEQLCFKF, translated from the coding sequence GTGAGTATCCGCAAGATTATCCATATTGACATGGACGCTTTTTTTGCTGCAGTCGAGCAGCGAGATAATCCGGCACTGAAAGGCAAACCTGTAATTGTGGGCGGCCCTCCTAACAGCCGAGGAGTAGTAGCCGCCTGCTCCTATGAAGCCAGAAAATTCGGAATTCACTCTGCCATGCCTTCGAGCAAGGCTTATCGCTTATGCCCCCAGGCTGTCTTTGTGAAAGGGAGATTTCCTGCCTACAGGGAGGTTTCTGAGCAGATCCGTGAAATTTTTCTGGATTATACGGATCTGGTGGAACCACTTTCGCTGGATGAAGCATTTCTGGATGTGACAGAGAATAAGAAAGGGATGCGTTCTGCAAGCAGAATCGCGGCTGAGATCAGAAAAAGGATCTTCGAAAAGACCCGGCTCACTGCTTCGGCGGGTGTTTCCTACAATAAATTTCTGGCCAAGGTGGCAACTGACTTCAAAAAGCCGGACGGGATGACTGTGATCACTCCGGAACTGGCTTGTGCCTTTATTGAAAGCCTTCCAATCGGCAAATTTTACGGAATCGGCAAAGTGACGGAAAAGAAAATGCTTGAACTTGGAATAAATTGCGGGGCAGAGTTAAAAAAACTGTCCAAAGTTGAATTGGTAGGGTTGTTCGGCAAGACGGGTGAATTCTATTACAACATCGTGCGCGGCAATGATGACCGGCCGGTGACCCCTGAACATGAGAGTCATTCTCTTGGCACTGAAACCACCTTTCAGAAGGACATCGACGACAGGAACGAGATGCTGGAAGTGCTTGAAAAACTCGCTGCCAGGGTAGACAAGGAACTCAGGGAAGAAGGCCTGGCAGGCCGCACAGTCACCCTCAAGGTGAAATATTCTGATTTTGTCCAGATCACGCGCAGTGTAACCCTCCAGAGGCCGGTAGAGGATGTAGAGGACATCATGGAACAGGTCAGGCTTCTGCTTGAAAAGACGGATGCCGGAGAGAGGAAAGTCAGGCTGCTCGGTGTCACAGTATCAGGATTCTCTTCTGAAGTTCAGATTTTTTATGAACAGCTCTGCTTCAAATTTTAA